In Pan paniscus chromosome 1, NHGRI_mPanPan1-v2.0_pri, whole genome shotgun sequence, the DNA window tttttgtttttgaggttgagtctcactctgtcgcccaggctggagtgcaatggtgcgatctcggctcactgcaacctctgcctcccgggctcaagtgctACTTGTGCTTCAGCcttctccctagtagctgggactacaggtgcatgccaccaagcccggctaatttttgtatttttagtagagacgaggttttaccatgttggccaggctgttctcaaactcctgacctcaagtgatccacccacctcagcctcccaaagtgctaggattacaggtgtgagccaccgtgcccagctgatggGACCCCAAATCTTATGTCCAGACCCCAGGGTCTGAATTCATATTTAACTACTGAAAGGCATCAGCATCTCCTCTCTGGTTGAACTTGACCTTCTTACTGAGAACCAGCCGGGCAGGCATCAGAATCCTCAGGCTCCAGAGGAGAAGCTGGTGGGCAAATAGATCAGGAGCAAGTGCTTTCACCATCATGGATGAAAGTTGAAGGCCAAGAACACTTCCTTGTCCTGTGGTGCAGGGGTTGGGATGGAGGGGTGAGTCTTATAAATG includes these proteins:
- the LOC117976478 gene encoding putative uncharacterized protein encoded by LINC00269, whose translation is MPPVQFGGELAAALPSGTSFAEEGLTDSTGVLLLLIPCIFGSSFLLLRPFPVLRQCTAVPSKETCQEYELLDPVLTLSPRLECNGAISAHCNLCLPGSSATCASAFSLVAGTTGACHQARLIFVFLVETRFYHVGQAVLKLLTSSDPPTSASQSARITGVSHRAQLMGPQILCPDPRV